Proteins encoded within one genomic window of Amycolatopsis sp. 2-15:
- a CDS encoding mandelate racemase/muconate lactonizing enzyme family protein, which translates to MKVTEIEAIPFAIPYRKPLRFASGEVDTAAHILVRVHTDEGLVGIAEAPPRPFTYGETQGSIKAVIDSVFAPQLLGMSPLAREAVHAKLDRTVGNPAAKSAIDMALWDLIGQSLGVSVTELLGGYTDRMRVCHMVGFAQPGEMVDEAERVRDLYGITTFKVKVGRKPIRLDVDVCRALRAGLGEDVELYIDGNRGWTASESAAALRALEDVDLLFAEELCPADDVLGRRWLATQSRIPLYADESATRPGEVTRELLAGAAHGVSIKTARTGFTYSQRVLSQCSGLGVEVVLGNQIDGQIGSLCAATFGAAFELTSRRAGELSNFLDMTDDLLAEPLRIEHGELRVPQGHGLGIQLDEDKLARYRQD; encoded by the coding sequence ATGAAAGTCACCGAAATCGAGGCGATCCCGTTCGCCATCCCGTACCGCAAACCCCTGCGGTTCGCGAGTGGCGAGGTGGACACGGCCGCGCACATCCTCGTGCGGGTGCACACCGACGAGGGCCTGGTGGGGATCGCCGAAGCCCCGCCCCGGCCGTTCACCTACGGGGAGACCCAGGGCTCGATCAAGGCCGTCATCGACTCGGTTTTCGCACCCCAGCTGCTCGGGATGTCGCCACTGGCCCGCGAGGCCGTGCACGCCAAACTCGACCGCACGGTGGGGAATCCGGCCGCGAAGAGCGCGATCGACATGGCGCTGTGGGACCTCATCGGACAGAGCCTCGGCGTGTCCGTGACCGAGCTGCTCGGCGGCTACACCGACCGCATGCGCGTGTGCCACATGGTCGGGTTCGCGCAGCCGGGCGAGATGGTGGACGAGGCCGAGCGCGTGCGCGACCTCTACGGCATCACGACGTTCAAGGTGAAGGTGGGCCGCAAGCCGATCCGCCTCGACGTGGACGTCTGCCGCGCGCTGCGGGCCGGGCTCGGCGAAGACGTCGAGCTCTACATCGACGGCAACCGCGGCTGGACGGCCTCGGAGTCGGCCGCCGCGCTGCGGGCGCTCGAGGACGTCGACCTGCTGTTCGCCGAGGAGCTGTGCCCGGCCGACGACGTGCTCGGCCGCCGGTGGCTCGCCACGCAGAGCCGGATTCCGCTCTACGCCGACGAAAGCGCCACGCGGCCGGGCGAGGTCACGCGCGAGCTGCTGGCCGGCGCGGCCCACGGCGTGAGCATCAAGACCGCGCGCACGGGCTTCACGTACTCGCAGCGGGTGCTCAGCCAGTGTTCCGGGCTCGGAGTGGAGGTCGTGCTCGGCAACCAGATCGACGGGCAGATCGGTTCGCTGTGCGCGGCGACGTTCGGGGCCGCGTTCGAGCTCACCTCCCGGCGGGCGGGTGAGCTGTCGAACTTCCTCGACATGACCGACGACCTGCTCGCCGAACCCCTGCGCATCGAGCACGGCGAGCTGCGCGTGCCGCAAGGCCACGGCCTCGGCATCCAGCTCGACGAGGACAAGCTCGCGCGCTACCGCCAGGACTGA
- the catA gene encoding catechol 1,2-dioxygenase, which produces MTEVVSPTAAASGASATERFQERAKSSAASDAARLDAIATDALAALHEVIRKHQLTYDEYNAFKAWLIRVGEDGEWPLFLDVFIEHEVEKVANASREGTAGSIEGPYYVEGAPEFGAEGTLPMRDGEGGQPLRFFGQARSVSGEPLAGAVVDFWQADDDGLYSQFAPGIPEWNLRGRFTTDAEGNFSIHTIHPAPYQIPTDGATGALIAAAGWHAWRPAHLHIKVSAPGHQLITTQLYFDGGEHVGDDIATAVKDALILAPTAASSGAGEEVRYDFVLDPA; this is translated from the coding sequence ATGACTGAAGTCGTTTCGCCCACAGCCGCAGCTTCGGGTGCGTCGGCGACCGAGCGTTTCCAGGAGCGCGCCAAGAGTTCTGCCGCGTCGGACGCCGCCCGCCTGGACGCCATCGCGACGGACGCGCTGGCCGCGCTGCACGAGGTCATCCGCAAGCACCAGCTGACCTACGACGAGTACAACGCCTTCAAGGCGTGGCTGATCCGGGTCGGCGAAGACGGCGAGTGGCCGCTGTTCCTCGACGTGTTCATCGAGCACGAGGTGGAGAAGGTCGCCAACGCCAGCCGCGAGGGGACCGCCGGGAGCATCGAAGGTCCGTACTATGTGGAGGGTGCGCCGGAGTTCGGCGCGGAAGGCACCCTGCCGATGCGGGACGGCGAGGGCGGGCAGCCGCTGCGCTTCTTCGGCCAGGCGCGCTCGGTGTCGGGCGAACCGCTCGCGGGCGCTGTCGTGGACTTCTGGCAGGCCGACGACGACGGTCTGTACTCGCAGTTCGCGCCCGGCATTCCGGAGTGGAACCTGCGCGGCCGCTTCACCACGGACGCCGAGGGCAACTTCTCGATCCACACGATCCACCCGGCGCCGTACCAGATTCCGACCGACGGCGCGACGGGCGCGTTGATCGCCGCCGCCGGCTGGCACGCGTGGCGTCCGGCGCACCTGCACATCAAGGTGTCCGCGCCAGGCCACCAGCTGATCACGACGCAGCTGTACTTCGACGGTGGCGAGCACGTCGGCGACGACATCGCCACGGCGGTCAAGGACGCCCTGATCCTCGCGCCGACAGCGGCTTCCTCGGGTGCGGGCGAAGAGGTCCGGTACGACTTCGTGCTCGACCCCGCCTGA
- the catC gene encoding muconolactone Delta-isomerase — MLFAVRMDVVLPLDLDPGLRDELLATEKAYSQKLQREGKWLHLWRVVGEYSNLSVFDVSDNGELHDLLWNLPLFKYMSVSVTPLAQHPSALAG; from the coding sequence ATGTTGTTCGCGGTGCGGATGGACGTCGTTCTGCCGCTGGACCTCGACCCCGGGCTCCGGGATGAGCTGCTGGCGACGGAGAAGGCGTACAGCCAGAAGCTGCAACGGGAGGGGAAGTGGCTCCACCTGTGGCGGGTCGTGGGTGAGTACTCGAACCTGAGCGTGTTCGACGTCTCGGACAACGGCGAGCTGCACGACCTGCTGTGGAACCTGCCGTTGTTCAAGTACATGAGTGTCAGTGTGACGCCGTTGGCGCAGCATCCGTCTGCGCTGGCGGGCTGA
- the qcrB gene encoding cytochrome bc1 complex cytochrome b subunit, translating to MSSLTSPTKSDPGALKAAGTAAKAVDDRYHVAKGLRHQMNKVFPTHWSFLLGEIGLYAFIVLLLSGVYLTLFFDPSMETVTYHGSFTNMQGLEMSRAFASTLDISMEVRGGLFVRQVHHWAALIFIAAMTVHMCRVFFTGAFRRPREATWLIGATLLILGMFEGFFGYSLPDDLLSGTGIRATLSGIILSIPVIGTWIHWAVFGSEFPGNQIIPRLYTVHILIIPGIMLALIAAHLAIVWYQKHTQFPGVKRKETNVVGIRIFPAFALKAGAFFTIVTGVIALLAGLFQINAIWNIGPYNPSQVSAGSQPDWYLAWADGLLRIWPAWEVYLGNYTIPAVFFPGAIGMPLLFTLLLSYPWIERRLSKDTAHHNILQRPRDAPVRTSLGMMALGFFLVIELSGFNDIIADQFDISLNATTWAGRIGVLIVPPLAYFITYRICLGLQRADREVLEHGIETGIITRAPSGGYLEIHQPLGPVDGHGHPTPLTYQGATVPKKMNKLGAAGHGVPGSLLTPDPPEETTAVAHVRAGKHNH from the coding sequence ATGAGCTCACTGACCAGTCCGACCAAGTCCGACCCGGGCGCGCTCAAGGCCGCCGGCACGGCCGCGAAGGCGGTCGACGACCGCTACCACGTGGCCAAGGGCCTGCGGCACCAGATGAACAAGGTGTTCCCGACACACTGGTCGTTCCTGCTCGGCGAGATCGGCCTGTACGCGTTCATCGTGCTGCTGCTCAGCGGCGTCTACCTGACCCTGTTCTTCGACCCGTCCATGGAGACGGTCACCTACCACGGCAGCTTCACCAACATGCAGGGCCTGGAGATGTCGCGGGCGTTCGCCAGCACCCTCGACATCTCGATGGAAGTCCGCGGTGGGCTGTTCGTGCGGCAGGTGCACCACTGGGCCGCACTGATCTTCATCGCCGCGATGACCGTGCACATGTGCCGCGTGTTCTTCACGGGCGCGTTTCGCCGGCCGCGCGAAGCGACGTGGCTGATCGGCGCGACGCTGCTCATCCTCGGCATGTTCGAAGGCTTCTTCGGCTACTCGCTGCCCGACGACCTGTTGTCCGGCACCGGCATCCGCGCGACGCTGTCCGGCATCATCCTGTCGATCCCCGTGATCGGCACGTGGATCCACTGGGCCGTGTTCGGCAGCGAGTTCCCGGGCAACCAGATCATCCCGCGGCTCTACACGGTCCACATCCTGATCATCCCGGGCATCATGCTGGCGTTGATCGCCGCACACCTCGCGATCGTCTGGTACCAGAAACACACACAGTTTCCCGGGGTGAAGCGTAAGGAAACGAACGTCGTCGGCATTCGCATCTTCCCGGCGTTCGCGCTGAAAGCGGGGGCGTTCTTCACGATCGTCACCGGCGTGATCGCGCTGCTGGCCGGGTTGTTCCAGATCAACGCCATCTGGAACATCGGCCCGTACAACCCGTCGCAAGTCTCCGCCGGCTCGCAACCCGACTGGTACCTCGCCTGGGCCGACGGCCTCCTGCGCATCTGGCCCGCCTGGGAAGTCTACCTCGGGAACTACACGATCCCGGCAGTGTTCTTCCCCGGCGCGATCGGGATGCCGCTGCTGTTCACGCTGCTGCTTTCCTACCCGTGGATCGAACGCCGGCTGTCGAAGGACACGGCGCATCACAACATCCTGCAACGCCCGCGCGACGCGCCCGTGCGCACGTCACTCGGCATGATGGCGCTGGGCTTTTTCCTCGTGATCGAGCTGTCCGGCTTCAACGACATCATCGCCGACCAGTTCGACATCTCCCTCAACGCCACCACCTGGGCCGGCCGCATCGGCGTGCTGATCGTGCCGCCGCTGGCGTACTTCATCACCTACCGCATCTGCCTGGGCCTGCAACGCGCCGACCGCGAAGTTCTCGAACACGGCATCGAGACGGGCATCATCACGCGCGCACCCTCGGGCGGCTACCTGGAGATCCACCAGCCCCTCGGCCCCGTGGACGGCCACGGCCACCCCACCCCCCTCACCTACCAGGGCGCGACGGTCCCCAAGAAGATGAACAAACTCGGCGCCGCCGGCCACGGCGTCCCCGGCTCGCTCCTGACGCCGGACCCGCCGGAGGAAACCACCGCGGTCGCCCACGTACGTGCGGGCAAGCACAACCACTGA
- a CDS encoding cupin domain-containing protein: protein MIGMRIAGGVLAVATLAVATACAASDQPAPATTQPAATAPTPATASQPPTETLTPLLQQALPNVQGKTFTSVIVTFPPGARAASHRHGDAFVYAYVLDGTVRSQLEGQPVTTFHQGQNWIEQPGAHHVLTENTSSTEPAKLLVAFVADPGAQLKVDDPHS, encoded by the coding sequence ATGATCGGAATGAGGATCGCCGGCGGCGTGCTGGCCGTCGCCACGCTGGCTGTGGCCACGGCCTGCGCCGCCTCGGACCAGCCCGCCCCCGCCACCACCCAGCCCGCTGCCACGGCTCCGACGCCCGCCACGGCGTCGCAGCCACCCACGGAAACCCTGACCCCGCTGCTGCAGCAGGCCCTTCCGAATGTGCAAGGCAAGACCTTCACCTCGGTGATCGTCACTTTCCCACCCGGCGCACGTGCGGCGTCGCACCGGCACGGCGACGCGTTCGTCTACGCCTACGTTCTCGACGGCACCGTTCGCAGCCAACTCGAAGGCCAACCCGTCACCACCTTCCACCAAGGCCAGAACTGGATCGAGCAGCCCGGCGCCCACCACGTCCTCACGGAGAACACCAGCTCCACGGAACCGGCTAAGCTCCTGGTCGCCTTCGTCGCCGACCCCGGAGCCCAGCTCAAGGTCGACGACCCCCACTCCTAG
- a CDS encoding NADP-dependent oxidoreductase, whose product MQAITVRDRDAGIAGLSLTDLPVPQAVQNDVLVRVHAAGFTRGELDWSATWADRAGRDRTPSVPGHELSGVVVELGFGTTGLSVGQRVFGMADWFRDGSLAEYTAVEARNLAPLPADVDHTVAAALPISGLTAWQGLFDHGRLATGETVLVHGAAGGVGSIAVQLAREVGARVIGTGRGSDRDRAVALGVETFVDLETEKLEDVGEVDVVFDVIGGDILDRSAALVRAGGTLVTIAMPPTVRPADGRAVFFVVEPDRARLADLATRLSDGRLKPVIGAVRPLAEAPAALAPGKRTPGKTIIRVTES is encoded by the coding sequence ATGCAAGCCATCACTGTTCGAGACCGAGACGCCGGTATCGCAGGGCTGTCACTGACGGACCTGCCCGTTCCCCAAGCGGTTCAGAACGACGTTCTCGTCCGGGTGCACGCCGCGGGTTTCACCCGCGGGGAACTCGACTGGTCGGCCACGTGGGCCGATCGCGCGGGCCGCGACAGGACGCCGAGCGTGCCCGGCCACGAGCTGTCGGGTGTCGTCGTCGAACTGGGCTTCGGCACCACCGGCCTGAGTGTCGGCCAACGGGTGTTCGGCATGGCCGACTGGTTCCGCGACGGCTCGCTCGCGGAATACACCGCGGTGGAGGCCCGCAATCTCGCACCGCTGCCTGCGGACGTTGACCACACCGTGGCGGCCGCGCTGCCGATCTCCGGACTGACCGCCTGGCAGGGCCTGTTCGATCACGGCCGCCTGGCCACCGGCGAGACCGTCTTGGTCCACGGCGCTGCGGGCGGCGTGGGGTCGATCGCGGTACAGCTCGCCCGCGAAGTCGGCGCCCGCGTTATCGGTACCGGCCGGGGCTCCGACCGGGACCGGGCGGTCGCGCTCGGCGTCGAAACCTTTGTCGACCTCGAGACCGAGAAGCTGGAGGACGTCGGCGAGGTCGACGTCGTGTTCGACGTGATCGGTGGAGACATCCTCGACCGCTCGGCCGCCCTGGTGCGCGCCGGTGGCACGCTCGTCACCATCGCCATGCCGCCCACCGTCCGGCCCGCGGACGGACGAGCCGTCTTCTTCGTCGTCGAACCCGACCGCGCCCGGCTCGCCGATCTCGCCACGCGGCTGAGCGACGGACGGCTCAAGCCGGTTATCGGCGCCGTACGGCCACTCGCCGAAGCACCCGCCGCGCTCGCCCCCGGCAAGCGCACCCCCGGCAAGACGATCATCCGCGTCACTGAAAGCTGA
- a CDS encoding HD domain-containing protein, whose product MLPQAPTAGAALGVATRFFSPTLLNHSIRCYLWGAMYGAAHEIAFDDELFYVSALLHDIGLTEAFDNHWRPFEEAGGNLAWVFGVAAGWPAEQADRAAEIIVLHMGDDVSRDADPEAHLLQIATSFEVTGRWAEEFPPDARTEVLARYPRLGFSAELLAEFEDQARRKPSSACATSIGKNLAERMTGHPLDNQSSA is encoded by the coding sequence ATGTTGCCGCAAGCTCCCACCGCCGGTGCCGCCCTGGGCGTGGCCACCCGATTCTTCTCGCCCACGCTGCTCAACCACTCCATCCGCTGCTACCTGTGGGGCGCGATGTACGGTGCGGCGCACGAGATCGCCTTCGACGACGAGCTGTTCTACGTTTCGGCGCTGCTGCACGACATCGGGCTGACGGAGGCGTTCGACAACCACTGGCGGCCGTTCGAGGAGGCCGGCGGAAACTTGGCCTGGGTCTTCGGCGTGGCCGCCGGCTGGCCGGCCGAGCAGGCCGACCGCGCCGCCGAGATCATCGTGCTGCACATGGGCGACGACGTATCCCGCGACGCCGACCCCGAGGCTCACCTGCTGCAGATCGCCACCAGCTTCGAGGTGACCGGGCGGTGGGCCGAGGAGTTCCCGCCGGACGCGAGGACGGAGGTGCTCGCCCGATATCCCCGACTGGGATTCAGCGCGGAGCTCCTCGCCGAGTTCGAGGACCAGGCGAGGCGCAAGCCCAGCAGCGCCTGCGCCACCTCGATCGGCAAGAACCTCGCCGAGCGGATGACCGGCCACCCGCTCGACAACCAGTCTTCGGCCTGA
- a CDS encoding HDIG domain-containing metalloprotein: protein MADDERAQQVTADDLVSSAALLAERMVAPLGQRWSHVQAVAKRAENLARAVAAEDRQTLVASGWLYDIGYSHEIKHTGFHPLDGARFLRQMGWPDDIVNLVAHHSGARFEAEQRGLTEDLKEFPFADSDLLDALVAADLTTGPQGQSLTYDERIEEILQRYPEDDPVHKTWKFAAPILEESILRVQSRLAEVG from the coding sequence ATGGCTGACGACGAACGGGCCCAGCAGGTCACTGCCGACGACTTGGTGTCGTCCGCGGCGCTTCTTGCCGAACGAATGGTCGCTCCACTCGGTCAGCGTTGGAGTCACGTGCAGGCCGTTGCCAAACGAGCCGAGAACCTTGCCCGGGCGGTTGCTGCGGAAGATCGCCAGACCTTGGTGGCTTCGGGGTGGTTGTACGATATCGGGTATTCGCACGAGATCAAACACACTGGGTTCCACCCATTGGATGGCGCCCGTTTCTTGCGGCAGATGGGGTGGCCAGACGACATCGTGAACCTGGTGGCACACCACTCCGGAGCCAGGTTCGAAGCAGAACAGCGCGGTCTGACTGAAGACCTGAAAGAGTTCCCTTTTGCGGACAGCGACCTTCTTGACGCCTTGGTTGCGGCTGACTTGACAACGGGACCGCAGGGACAGTCGTTGACGTACGACGAGCGTATTGAAGAAATTCTACAACGATATCCCGAAGATGACCCCGTGCATAAAACTTGGAAGTTTGCTGCGCCAATTCTTGAAGAGTCGATCCTTCGCGTGCAATCCAGGCTAGCCGAGGTAGGGTGA
- a CDS encoding XRE family transcriptional regulator, which translates to MDVLVFSGAFLVEQYDLIPLIRKKAEEGVVFRILVGDETSETVKQRAIDEGTPGGLEGRIQLMRRYLADIVGLPGVEVRTHSTILYNSIYRFDDELLANGHAHGALAGQSPVLHLRRTPDGQMWGHYMNSFELVWKNANPETDA; encoded by the coding sequence ATGGACGTGCTGGTCTTCTCGGGCGCTTTCCTCGTAGAGCAGTACGACCTGATCCCCCTCATTCGCAAGAAGGCGGAGGAAGGCGTCGTGTTCCGGATTCTGGTGGGCGATGAGACATCTGAAACTGTCAAGCAGCGCGCGATTGACGAAGGAACGCCAGGTGGACTTGAGGGGCGGATCCAACTGATGCGCCGCTATCTTGCCGACATTGTCGGTCTCCCGGGCGTGGAAGTGCGAACGCACTCAACGATTTTGTACAACTCGATCTATCGTTTCGATGACGAATTACTTGCCAACGGCCATGCCCACGGCGCACTCGCGGGACAGAGCCCCGTCTTGCATCTTCGAAGGACCCCTGACGGACAAATGTGGGGGCACTACATGAATTCGTTCGAGCTAGTCTGGAAGAACGCAAACCCGGAAACCGACGCGTAA
- a CDS encoding YfjI family protein — translation MAAFPAWLREFTEAVAHTIQAPIDLAGSLALATLSTAAGGRVMVRVRPSWSEQTTIYTVVIMEPSARKSPVFTAMTEPIRALEAALREEAKHSIETARMQQQMAASARENAQKKAATMLGEGADTRAQEEAIADAVDAALEAEAIGIPHPPQLIADDVTPPKVATMLAQQNGRLSVLSDEGTVFEIVAGRYSGNVQAEVFLKRYSGTELRVDRGDRSEYVPRPALTLGVTIQPAVIEDLPKKLRGNGFFARILFSQPVPMSGHRIIRPGPIPQEAADTYHRNMLTIARELHGFDDPITLTFSPEADDLMADIEREIEPKLDPLTGSLANIADWSGKLAGQTARIAALLHLAEHPLNAWNNPTIERDTLANAWEIAKYYTTHAQATLAKIGAPPSVAVAQRCWTRSPPAAGHTATDSRPARSTTPSAAKPYPP, via the coding sequence GTGGCCGCGTTCCCGGCCTGGCTGCGCGAGTTCACCGAGGCTGTCGCCCACACGATCCAGGCGCCGATCGACCTGGCCGGAAGCCTCGCGCTGGCCACGTTGTCCACCGCGGCCGGCGGGCGGGTAATGGTGCGAGTGCGCCCGTCCTGGTCTGAGCAGACCACGATCTACACCGTGGTGATCATGGAGCCGTCGGCACGCAAGTCGCCGGTCTTCACGGCCATGACCGAACCGATCCGCGCTCTGGAGGCGGCTCTGCGAGAGGAGGCCAAGCACAGCATCGAGACCGCGCGGATGCAGCAGCAGATGGCCGCCAGCGCCCGGGAGAACGCGCAGAAGAAGGCCGCGACCATGCTCGGGGAAGGCGCGGACACACGAGCGCAGGAGGAGGCGATCGCGGACGCGGTCGATGCCGCGCTGGAAGCGGAGGCGATCGGGATTCCGCACCCGCCGCAGCTGATCGCCGACGACGTCACCCCTCCGAAGGTGGCCACGATGCTCGCGCAGCAGAACGGTCGCCTGTCGGTGCTCTCGGACGAAGGCACGGTGTTCGAGATCGTGGCCGGCCGCTACTCGGGCAACGTCCAGGCCGAGGTGTTCCTCAAGCGCTACAGCGGCACCGAGTTGCGGGTGGACCGCGGGGACCGCTCCGAGTACGTGCCCCGCCCTGCGCTCACCCTCGGGGTGACCATCCAGCCCGCCGTCATCGAGGACTTGCCGAAGAAGCTGCGGGGCAACGGGTTCTTCGCCCGGATCCTGTTCTCCCAACCCGTCCCCATGTCCGGGCACCGCATCATCCGACCCGGCCCGATCCCGCAGGAGGCCGCCGACACCTACCACCGCAACATGCTCACCATCGCCCGCGAGCTGCACGGCTTCGACGACCCGATCACCCTCACGTTCTCGCCAGAGGCCGACGACCTCATGGCCGACATCGAGCGGGAGATCGAACCCAAGCTCGACCCGCTCACCGGCTCCCTCGCCAACATCGCCGACTGGTCCGGGAAACTCGCCGGCCAGACCGCCCGAATCGCCGCGCTGCTGCACCTGGCCGAACACCCGCTCAACGCGTGGAACAACCCGACCATCGAACGCGACACCCTCGCCAACGCCTGGGAAATCGCGAAGTACTACACCACCCACGCTCAGGCCACCCTGGCCAAGATCGGGGCCCCGCCCTCCGTCGCCGTCGCCCAAAGGTGCTGGACAAGATCACCGCCCGCAGCTGGCCACACGGCCACCGATTCCAGGCCCGCCAGATCTACAACGCCGTCCGCAGCGAAGCCGTACCCACCATGA
- a CDS encoding DNA-binding protein: protein MLGYGLSKTKQLVATGQIRSIKDGGNRRILPAWVDEYINRLVEEAA, encoded by the coding sequence ATGCTCGGTTACGGACTCTCGAAGACCAAGCAGCTCGTTGCCACCGGCCAGATCAGGTCCATTAAGGACGGCGGGAACCGTCGGATTCTGCCTGCCTGGGTTGACGAGTACATCAATCGACTCGTGGAGGAAGCAGCCTGA
- a CDS encoding site-specific integrase — translation MASKGRANGEGSIYPFRNGFAAYVWVSTPAGERKRKYVYGPSREVVHEKWLKLHQAAKNGPVATSVPRLREYMSYWLTEVIKPNRAPLTYVNYELFTRLYIEPALGNLRLDKLGVRDVQKWINAIPGICQCCAQGKDARRDENRRRCCALSARLCCKDAPSSRTVSDIRACLRAALNHAIREELIGRNVAELVTLPTVRKRKRTAWTSEEARKFLESARDARDAMYAGYVLAVVLGLRKGEILGLTWGALDFDNGELAVSHQLQRASGELLHRETKTAASDDTMPLPAIVVAALEKRRRDQLTDRKEAELAWHPNDLVFTTKYGLPIDPRNFNRSWDNRVTRSGVRKITVHDGRRSCGTLLVDLDVHPRVDHAHPAARTVLDDDGDLLTSVFEEDAGRAQASWRKPRRVAPLLYFAAIRATTRAVHSTVDGP, via the coding sequence ATGGCGAGCAAAGGACGCGCCAACGGCGAGGGTTCGATTTACCCGTTCCGCAATGGGTTCGCCGCGTATGTGTGGGTCTCCACTCCCGCCGGTGAAAGGAAGCGCAAGTACGTCTATGGCCCGTCGCGCGAAGTGGTCCACGAGAAGTGGCTCAAGCTTCACCAGGCGGCGAAGAACGGCCCAGTGGCAACGTCAGTGCCGCGCTTGCGTGAGTACATGAGCTACTGGCTGACCGAGGTGATCAAACCGAACCGCGCGCCCCTCACATACGTCAACTACGAGCTGTTCACCCGGCTCTACATCGAGCCGGCGTTGGGCAACCTGCGGTTGGACAAGCTCGGTGTGCGCGACGTCCAGAAGTGGATCAACGCCATTCCGGGAATCTGTCAGTGTTGCGCGCAGGGCAAGGACGCGCGGCGAGACGAGAACCGCCGCCGGTGCTGTGCGTTGAGCGCCCGCCTGTGTTGCAAGGACGCGCCGTCATCCCGGACCGTCTCCGACATCCGCGCATGCCTGCGCGCGGCACTGAACCACGCGATACGTGAGGAGTTGATCGGCCGGAACGTCGCGGAGCTGGTGACTCTCCCGACGGTCCGCAAGCGCAAACGAACGGCGTGGACGAGTGAGGAGGCCCGGAAGTTTCTCGAGTCGGCCCGGGACGCCCGGGACGCGATGTACGCGGGCTACGTGCTGGCCGTCGTCCTGGGCCTGCGCAAGGGTGAGATCCTGGGTCTCACGTGGGGTGCGCTCGACTTCGACAACGGCGAGCTGGCCGTCAGCCACCAGCTCCAGCGGGCCAGCGGTGAGCTGCTGCACCGCGAGACGAAGACGGCCGCTTCGGACGACACCATGCCGCTGCCAGCCATCGTCGTTGCGGCCCTGGAGAAGCGCCGGCGAGACCAGCTCACCGATCGGAAGGAGGCTGAGCTGGCCTGGCACCCGAACGATCTGGTGTTCACCACGAAGTACGGGCTGCCGATCGACCCCCGGAACTTCAACCGGTCCTGGGACAACCGGGTCACGCGCTCCGGGGTCCGGAAGATCACCGTTCACGATGGCCGGCGGTCCTGCGGCACGCTGCTGGTCGACCTGGACGTGCACCCCCGGGTGGATCATGCGCATCCTGCGGCACGCACAGTTCTCGATGACGATGGAGATCTACTCACAAGCGTCTTCGAAGAAGACGCGGGACGCGCTCAAGCGTCTTGGCGAAAGCCTCGACGAGTAGCGCCACTGCTGTACTTTGCTGCTATCAGGGCAACGACAAGGGCCGTCCACTCTACTGTGGACGGCCCTTGA
- the sepX gene encoding divisome protein SepX/GlpR, whose amino-acid sequence MPSSVIIVALAAAWLVVLVPMVARKRQQVARTPSSALAARVVRSGGARNEGQEEFAVSESAKPSVEDDLAELEAELDADLEEEEPEPEPLPQPAADVRDEPSRSRSSGYRPGRGGFDPEAAEIAARAKYAFRQRIVVILLILAVASAAFAGFVMSVVWWGNAVVDVILVGYLAYLRRQVRIEDDIRQRRMARYSREGRDSREAREPLPAPRRTERPAAAAPVAPVASEEDDDVEVVSPSPREIVERKPSPMSRIRRQAVVVDLDDEDPAFEELDEPGTSPYRRAVGE is encoded by the coding sequence ATGCCCAGCTCGGTGATCATCGTCGCGCTCGCCGCGGCATGGCTCGTCGTTCTCGTGCCCATGGTGGCTCGCAAGCGCCAGCAGGTCGCACGGACGCCGTCGTCCGCGCTCGCAGCGCGCGTCGTGCGCAGCGGGGGAGCTCGCAATGAAGGACAGGAGGAGTTCGCCGTGTCCGAAAGTGCGAAACCTTCGGTGGAGGACGACCTCGCCGAACTAGAGGCGGAGCTCGACGCCGACCTCGAAGAGGAAGAACCGGAACCCGAGCCGCTGCCCCAGCCGGCCGCCGACGTGCGCGACGAGCCGTCGCGCTCGCGGTCGTCCGGCTACCGCCCGGGCCGCGGCGGCTTCGACCCGGAGGCGGCGGAGATCGCCGCGCGGGCGAAGTACGCGTTCCGCCAGCGGATCGTCGTGATCCTGCTGATCCTCGCCGTCGCGTCGGCCGCCTTCGCGGGCTTCGTGATGTCCGTGGTGTGGTGGGGCAACGCCGTGGTCGACGTGATCCTGGTCGGCTACCTCGCGTACCTGCGCCGCCAGGTCCGCATCGAAGACGACATCCGGCAGCGCCGCATGGCGCGGTATTCGCGGGAAGGCCGGGACTCTCGAGAAGCTCGGGAGCCGCTTCCGGCGCCGCGCCGCACCGAGCGTCCTGCCGCTGCGGCTCCGGTTGCTCCGGTTGCTTCGGAGGAGGACGACGACGTCGAGGTCGTCTCCCCGTCGCCCCGCGAGATCGTGGAACGCAAACCGTCACCCATGTCGCGCATCCGCCGCCAGGCCGTCGTGGTCGACCTGGACGACGAAGACCCGGCCTTCGAGGAGCTCGACGAGCCGGGGACCAGCCCGTACCGTCGGGCAGTCGGGGAGTGA